ATAGTGACATCAATAACcaaaacaacaacgacaaacccattgacattgatttaatttgatttaattctgactcataccaaccccaggacagagaagaactgcatcatagggcttccaagaagcagcagttgaattcgagctgctgaccttttggttagcaaccatagctcttaaccactgtgccaccagggttctgaggGACATCAATAGCAATTACAATCAGGAAGGTTGCAagggaaaaacaactgaaagccaTTTTTTCATAACTTAATTCTTCATGTTTTCAGGGCCTCTGTCATTGCCTCTCAGGTATGAGCTGCCTTACCCAGAGATGTCGAATTCTACCACAATGATGGAATTTATCCTGATGGGGTTTTCTGATGAATGGGAACTACAGGTTTTGCATGCCGTATCCTTCTCTCTGATGTATTTGCTGACTCTCATTGGGAATTTTCTCATTGTTATTGTCACCACCCAggacaagagccttcacacccccatgtatttcttcctcaggaatcTGTCCATCTTGGATGCATGCTACATTTCTGTAACGGTCCCTAATTCATGTGTCAATTCCCTGTTTGACAGCAGTGTGATTTCAAAAGCAGGGTGTGTAACTCAGGTCTTCCTagtgattttctttatatatgtggAGACACTGTTCCTCACCATCATGGCccatgaccgctatgtggccatctgccagCCTCTCCACTACTCTATGATCATGAACTCTCAGGTTTGTGTCCAGATGACACTGGCTTCCATCCTCAGTGGTCTGGTCTACTCAGGATTTCACACAGGCAACACCTTCAGGTTGCCCTTTTGTCAGTCCAATGTTATTCATCAATTTTTCCGTGACATCCCCTCTCTACTGAAGCTCTCCTGCTCTGACACCTTCAGCAATGAGATCATAAACATTGTCTCTAGTCTTGTGATTGGTGGAGGCTGTTTCATTTTCATTATCAGGTCTTACATTCACATATTTTCTACTGTGCTCAAGTTCCCAAGTGGAGCAGTCAGAGCAAAAGCCTTTTCCACCTGCATCCCTCATATTCTTGTGGTATCGATCTTCCTCAGCTCACTTGTATACATATACCTAAGGCCATCTGCAATCTCTGCAACCATTCAGgatgtggtcctttctgtgttCTATTCCATAATTCCCCCCCTCTTCAACCCAATTATCTATAGTCTtagaaatgaacaaataaaatatgCCATCAAGAATatcatgaaaaaatattttaatcaagAAATTTATAGGGAATTGCTTAGGCTTACTCTACCTTATTAGTTAAAACTCACGTGTTCAAAAATAAATGGAGATTATAGATTGTTATTATATAGATGTACTTTATGTAAgtttaatgaataaaataaaaaaaaaaaacaaaccaaaaaccaaacccagtgccatcaagtcaattccgactcatagcgaccctacaggacagggtagaactgccccatagagtttccaaggagcacctggcagattcaaactgccaaccctttggttagcagccatagcacttaaccactacaccactagggcttccaGTTTAACATATAAGTTCATTAAAatatatcatttttcaaaatctatcctttCTGAGGATTCTGAGTAATTTGAATTGGCAGTTGGGTAAGAGTTCTGGTgttatgaataaggaagccccAGTCATACATGTATGGTAAGTTAAAAGCTCTCACTAAATCTTTTAGTCTTAAAAAGCCTAAAGTGTTATCCTTAGCAATATTTATGTTAAATTTTATCTTCTGTATTTACCCATGCTTAAAACATTGATAAACCTAGAAAGAATGttgtgtcaattttttttttgaaatgctaCATTTAGTATTATAGAAGAAAGGAAAATCTATAGccattcatttgcaaaataattaTGAATATGTATGTTCTTTTGAGGACCATAAAAATATCACTGAAAGGTATTCTGTAAAaagagaaatgggtttggttggtggaGTGGTTGTGTATAATGGAATCAGAAACACTTTACACCAGGAACATTTTACATCACTTCCCTTATATggtaaagaaaatatataaaaaagttaAACTTATAATCAGAACAAAATTTTGCCAAACATAAGTTCAATTTAATTTACTGAATTTCgcatgtaaaaatgttgaaacGGAAAATGTTTTGTGGTATATACATAATGACAACATATATATAATGATaatgtgtctgtgtatatatatatacacacacacacatatgtacttcccacaaaaaaattaataagggGATGGAGCCAACCTGGCACCCTAGACAGACACTTCATCCCACCCCTCTGCAGCAAAAACATGAAAAGCCAAGCAAAAATGTtacaaatgtcagtcctggaactttaagaatcaaatgaagggataaagaactagatcaaacaccaaatggaagaaaaagCTGAGGGAAACAGAGAAAGATGGGTGGAGGAGTATAGACATCCTTGGCTGACTAACAGCACAGTGTTGCTATCTTAAAACACGTCCAGCAATGAAcctggacagggagtacgggaaagcaaTATTATGGAACTCCCaacaataaacaaatataaaatacaacATAGTGAAGAAGACAGGCATATCACTGTTGATTCCATAAATAAAAAAGATGATTGCTTAACATCAAATTTGCCATTTTCAGCTCTATAAgatgactaaaataaaataaactctcTAGGATTCTTTACACAAGCAGAAAGCAAATGATGGTCTTCAATGAAATAATATTcacactgctttttttttaaaaaaaaaaaaaaagatttgacgCTTGAACCAAAATTTCTTCCTcctataattttttgaaaatttttataaaagtCAATTATAGGGTACGCAAGTGTTTTACACACTTAGATCAAAGGAAATAAATACAGCAATAAATTCTATATTATCTAAAAAAGTATTACTACCTAggcttttgctgttgttgttagttgctgtcaagtcaattctgaatcatgggaatcccatgtgtacagagtaggactgctccctGAGGTTTTTAAGGTTGTGACCTCTCAGATGCAGATTGTCAGACTCGTCTCCTTAAGGTGACTTTGAGTGTGTTCAAAGAGCCAGATTTTTGTTCGATGGTCTAGAACTTAACCTTATGCACCACCTGGCGACTCTGCTACCTAGGCAGGAGAGAATATTTGTGTGATTATATTGAAATGCAATTATAAGAAATGTGTATGACTaataaatccattaaaaaaaaatctgtgaactgtgaaaatttttatgaactgggcaagttatttaacatctTTGAGTCTTCACTGTCTACCTACTTCTTAGAAGCATGGTGAAGATTTACCCTTACTAAGTCCTCTGCGTGGTAAATGAAATAAGCTATCAGTTTATGTTTGGAAGTAATATGGCATTGGTCTGAACAGTCATTTACACAGACTCTCTCCATATATTCCTACTTCTGGATGTTCAACACAATTTTCTGGACTGTATATGAATTGAGCCCTCATCAATAATCATCAAGAGACATTTATCTCACTGAACTTACTCTTGGACCAATGACTAATACTCAGTTTTAATAACTTAAGGCTGTTTATTGTAAGGCTACTTATTGTTTGTTGTAGGTCCATGGTTGCACAGCTTCTTTCTGTCAGGATAGCTATGTAACTTTGGGAAATCTAAAGAAACTCAGCTGGCCATCTGTAAAAATGGATAATGACTATGCTTTATATTGTTGTATAGCATTAGGTACCTTATATTAGAAATGCATGGAGCCATATCTACCTCATGGCATGTCTTCTATGAAAAAGTGATAACTTTAACATTAAAAATCTAATTTGGGGAGGTTGAGAAAATCAGTCCAAACATCAAATGAAAGCCCAAGAGTGCAATATTATAGTGCTAGAAGTCATATGTTGAAGTTTTGTGTTGAGAAATATATTTCATCTCTATATAAATAAGATCTAGGCCTTCAATACTGTCAAATAATGAATATTGAGAGAGAAGTTGTAGTCATAAATTAGTTAAAAAGTCATTAAATTATGAATGGAGAACTTTATGAAAGATGGAATTTCCCCTCCCAGAATGTTTAGCTCAAAAAGGAGAATTGAGTTATTCACTTGCTTACAATAAATTAGaaattgtatttaatttttataagagaaatgtaaaaaaaaaaaaaaaaaagatgtagaactatagagaagggaagaagaaatCTGAAATTATCAAGAATGAGTTGAAAAAAGACCATTTATTACCTAGATCATAAATATGTACagaattaaaatatattattaaaagaaGGCTAAACATAGTTTCAAGAATTAAGTAATAATGTGTATGTTGGGACTGAAGCTGGAAGCTTaggaaataaggaaaaatatGGATGGTAAGAAGTCTTTGAAAATAATTAGGAACTGACTGTTAAAGGACATAAGatgagagaagaaataaatggtacactaaaaaaattacattaaatgtgAATGGACTATGCATTTAAATTAAAAGGTACATTTAAATTAAAAGGACTATGCATTTAAATTAAAAGGTAGAGGCTGTCAAAATCGATATAAACACAAAAGAATACCATATTCTTTCTATAAGAGACAAAAACATATTCAAAGAACCAAATTGAAACAAAGATTATTTAGAAAATGCAATTCCAGTAAAAATCCTAGCAAGTTATTTTGTAAATATTAACAAACGGATCCTAAAATTTGTATGAAAAAAGATCAGAATAGTtaacacaatgttgaacaagaatGAAGTGGAGGATTGACACTAATCAACTTCAgaacttattataaagctacagtactAAGGAGAGTATGATATTGGTAAAAGAATACACAAATAGATCAATAGAATTGAAGATAGAGCCAGAAATAGGACCACAAATACATAATTAATTGATGTTTGACAAAAGAGAAAACGCATTTCGATGGATAAAGGATAGTATTTTCAGCTAATGTTGCTGTAAAAATTGAACATGCAAAAAAGTGGATCTAGATACAGAGCTTACatatttcacaaaaattaactcaaaatggatcacagacctataGAGTAAACACAAAACTACACAAATTCTAGAAAAGAACATAGGAGAAAATGTAGGTGACCTTGGGTTTTGGCAATAAACtttagatataacaccaaaagcatgatctatgaggaaaaaaattgataagttggacttcattcaaattaaaaacttctgctctgtgaaatacactgttaagagaataagactacctacagactctAGAAAGAACAGATCTAATAAAGGACCTTCACCCAAAATGTACAAAGAACTTTTAACACTCAACAATACGAAAACagaaaactcaattaaaaaatgctcaaaaggtctgaacagacatttcactgaagaagatgtATAAATAtcaaacaagc
Above is a window of Loxodonta africana isolate mLoxAfr1 chromosome 2, mLoxAfr1.hap2, whole genome shotgun sequence DNA encoding:
- the LOC100675824 gene encoding olfactory receptor 14C36-like; translated protein: MFSGPLSLPLRYELPYPEMSNSTTMMEFILMGFSDEWELQVLHAVSFSLMYLLTLIGNFLIVIVTTQDKSLHTPMYFFLRNLSILDACYISVTVPNSCVNSLFDSSVISKAGCVTQVFLVIFFIYVETLFLTIMAHDRYVAICQPLHYSMIMNSQVCVQMTLASILSGLVYSGFHTGNTFRLPFCQSNVIHQFFRDIPSLLKLSCSDTFSNEIINIVSSLVIGGGCFIFIIRSYIHIFSTVLKFPSGAVRAKAFSTCIPHILVVSIFLSSLVYIYLRPSAISATIQDVVLSVFYSIIPPLFNPIIYSLRNEQIKYAIKNIMKKYFNQEIYRELLRLTLPY